The Pseudomonas sp. DG56-2 genome contains a region encoding:
- the garD gene encoding galactarate dehydratase, with amino-acid sequence MHMIEHADSPRYVRLHEQDNVVVVVNDQGVAEGSRFADGLTVVEGIPQSHKVALVNIAKGEPVVRYGQVIGYALQDLVQGSWVKETQLAMPSAPALDSLPMSDAVPAALPPLEGYTFEGYRNADGTVGTRNILGITTTVQCVTGVLDHAVNRIRNELLPRYPNVDDVVALTHSYGCGVAINARDAYIPIRTVRNLARNPNLGGEALVISLGCEKLQAGQVMHEDDASVDLSEPWLYRLQDASHGFGEMIEQIMALAETRLKKLDQRRRETVPASALILGMQCGGSDAFSGITANPALGYASDLLVRAGATVMFSEVTEVRDAIYMLTSRAQTPEVAQALVREMDWYDQYLQRGEADRSANTTPGNKKGGLSNIVEKSLGSIVKSGSSAINGVLGPGERVTGKGLVFCATPASDFVCGTLQLAAGMNLHVFTTGRGTPYGLAMAPVVKVSTRTELAERWPDLIDIDAGRIATGRASIEELGWELFHYYLDVASGRQQTWAERYKLHNDITLFNPAPIT; translated from the coding sequence ATGCACATGATCGAACACGCTGACTCACCACGCTACGTACGCCTGCATGAACAGGACAACGTTGTTGTCGTGGTGAATGATCAGGGGGTCGCTGAAGGCAGCCGCTTTGCCGATGGCCTGACGGTGGTCGAAGGGATTCCGCAAAGCCACAAGGTGGCACTGGTAAACATCGCCAAGGGCGAACCGGTGGTGCGCTATGGCCAGGTAATCGGCTACGCGCTGCAAGACCTGGTTCAAGGTAGCTGGGTGAAGGAAACCCAGCTGGCCATGCCATCGGCTCCAGCACTCGACAGTCTGCCGATGTCTGACGCGGTCCCCGCTGCACTGCCGCCATTGGAAGGCTACACCTTTGAAGGTTACCGCAACGCCGACGGAACCGTCGGTACCCGCAACATCCTCGGTATTACCACGACAGTGCAGTGTGTGACCGGGGTACTGGATCATGCAGTCAACCGCATTCGCAACGAGTTGCTGCCCCGCTACCCCAATGTCGATGACGTGGTCGCCTTGACCCATAGCTACGGTTGCGGTGTGGCGATCAACGCCCGCGATGCCTACATTCCGATTCGCACCGTGCGCAACCTGGCCCGCAATCCCAACCTGGGCGGCGAAGCACTGGTCATCAGCCTGGGCTGCGAGAAGCTGCAAGCCGGGCAAGTGATGCACGAGGATGATGCTAGCGTCGACCTCAGCGAACCTTGGCTGTACCGCCTGCAGGACGCCAGTCATGGCTTCGGCGAAATGATCGAGCAGATCATGGCGCTGGCTGAAACTCGCTTGAAAAAACTCGACCAGCGCCGCCGCGAAACAGTCCCGGCTTCGGCGCTTATCCTCGGCATGCAGTGTGGCGGCAGCGATGCATTTTCCGGCATCACTGCCAACCCTGCACTGGGCTACGCCTCGGATCTATTGGTTCGCGCGGGCGCGACGGTGATGTTCTCGGAAGTCACCGAAGTACGCGACGCCATCTACATGCTCACCTCTCGGGCGCAAACGCCGGAAGTCGCGCAGGCGCTGGTACGCGAGATGGATTGGTACGATCAGTACCTGCAACGCGGCGAGGCCGATCGTAGCGCCAACACCACGCCAGGCAACAAGAAAGGCGGTTTGTCGAATATTGTCGAGAAGTCCCTGGGCTCGATCGTCAAATCCGGCAGCAGCGCCATCAACGGTGTGCTTGGCCCTGGCGAGCGTGTTACCGGCAAGGGCCTGGTATTCTGCGCCACCCCGGCCAGCGATTTTGTCTGCGGTACGCTGCAACTGGCGGCCGGGATGAACCTGCATGTGTTCACCACCGGGCGCGGCACACCTTACGGGCTGGCCATGGCACCGGTGGTCAAGGTCTCGACCCGTACCGAGCTTGCCGAGCGCTGGCCTGACCTGATCGACATCGATGCCGGGCGCATCGCAACCGGGCGCGCCAGCATCGAAGAGCTGGGCTGGGAGTTGTTCCACTACTACCTTGATGTAGCCAGCGGCCGCCAACAAACCTGGGCCGAACGCTACAAGCTGCATAACGACATAACCCTGTTCAATCCTGCACCCATCACCTGA
- a CDS encoding sigma-70 family RNA polymerase sigma factor gives MQSSETLQSTDVDLLYRTHHSWLRSWLRGKVGCQEHAADLAQDTFVRLLKARHAAPLKQPKAYLSSIARGLMIDQFRRKALEQAYLESLAALPQCETPSEEQRLIILDTLERLDQLLQQLKPRTRQAFLLAQLDGMSCPNIAEQLGVSRATVERDLAKALSTCYRMRYADA, from the coding sequence ATGCAGTCCAGTGAGACACTGCAGTCGACCGATGTCGACCTGCTCTACCGCACCCATCATTCCTGGCTGCGCAGTTGGCTTCGAGGCAAAGTAGGGTGCCAGGAGCATGCTGCCGATCTTGCCCAGGACACCTTCGTTCGCCTGCTCAAGGCACGCCACGCTGCGCCACTCAAGCAACCCAAAGCCTACTTGAGCAGCATCGCCCGGGGTTTGATGATCGACCAGTTCCGGCGCAAGGCACTGGAGCAGGCCTACCTTGAAAGCCTAGCGGCACTACCGCAGTGCGAAACGCCGAGCGAAGAACAACGCCTGATCATTCTCGACACCCTGGAACGTCTTGATCAGTTGTTACAGCAACTCAAACCGCGCACGCGCCAAGCCTTTCTACTGGCGCAACTCGACGGCATGAGCTGTCCGAATATCGCGGAGCAATTGGGGGTGTCCAGGGCAACGGTGGAGCGTGACCTAGCCAAGGCCCTGTCCACCTGTTATCGGATGCGCTATGCCGACGCCTGA
- a CDS encoding aldehyde dehydrogenase (NADP(+)): protein MPTVLGHNFIAGARSAAGTQQLQSRDAHSGEVLPFTFIQATEAEVDSAARAAEAAFVQFRQLSPAHRGEFLMAIADELDALGDDFVAIVCQETALPPARIQGERARTSGQMRLFANVLQRGDFLGARIDLALPERKPMPRADLRQVRMGVGPVAVFGASNFPLAFSTAGGDTAAALAAGCPVVFKAHSGHMATADHVGCAIVRAAERTGMPKGVFNMIFGAGVGEWLVKHPAIQAVGFTGSLSGGNALCKMAAERPQPIPVFAEMSSINPVILLPEALTSRGETVARELAASVVMGCGQFCTNPGLVLGVSSPAFSAFQAHLQEQMAIQAPQTMLNAAGLRSYSKGLEHLHAHAGISHLAGQPQEGNQAHAQLFKADVALLLEGDELLQEEVFGPTTIVVEARDDAELKAALQGLRGQLTATLIGEPGDLQDYQWLVPLLEQKVGRILVNGYPTGVEVCDAMVHGGPYPATSDARGTSVGTLAIDRFLRPVCYQNYPEALLPDALRNSNPLGLKRLVNGEWSADPIA from the coding sequence ATGCCCACCGTTCTCGGCCACAACTTCATTGCCGGCGCACGCAGCGCTGCAGGTACCCAGCAGTTGCAAAGCCGCGACGCCCACAGTGGCGAAGTCCTGCCGTTCACCTTCATCCAGGCCACTGAAGCTGAAGTGGACAGTGCTGCGCGCGCAGCCGAAGCCGCTTTCGTACAATTCCGTCAACTGAGCCCGGCCCATCGCGGTGAGTTTCTGATGGCCATCGCCGACGAGCTAGACGCCCTGGGCGATGACTTCGTCGCCATTGTCTGTCAGGAAACCGCCCTACCCCCGGCACGTATCCAAGGCGAACGCGCGCGTACCAGCGGACAGATGCGCCTGTTCGCGAACGTGTTGCAACGCGGCGACTTTCTCGGCGCGCGCATCGACCTTGCGCTGCCCGAGCGCAAGCCAATGCCACGGGCCGACCTGCGCCAGGTGCGCATGGGAGTCGGTCCGGTTGCAGTGTTCGGCGCCAGTAACTTTCCACTGGCTTTCTCCACCGCCGGTGGTGATACCGCCGCCGCTCTGGCCGCAGGCTGTCCAGTGGTGTTCAAGGCGCATAGCGGCCATATGGCCACGGCTGACCATGTTGGTTGCGCCATCGTTCGCGCCGCCGAGCGTACAGGCATGCCTAAAGGTGTGTTCAACATGATTTTCGGTGCCGGTGTCGGCGAATGGTTGGTCAAGCATCCAGCAATCCAGGCGGTTGGCTTCACTGGCTCACTGAGCGGCGGCAATGCCCTGTGTAAAATGGCCGCCGAACGCCCGCAACCGATTCCAGTATTCGCCGAAATGTCGAGCATCAACCCGGTCATCCTGCTGCCCGAGGCGCTGACCAGTCGTGGTGAAACCGTTGCTCGCGAGTTGGCAGCCTCGGTGGTCATGGGCTGCGGCCAGTTCTGCACCAATCCTGGACTGGTGCTGGGTGTCAGCTCACCAGCGTTCAGCGCTTTCCAAGCGCATCTGCAGGAGCAGATGGCAATTCAGGCGCCACAGACCATGCTCAATGCCGCAGGCTTGCGCAGTTACAGCAAAGGCCTGGAACACTTGCACGCTCATGCAGGTATCAGCCATCTGGCAGGACAGCCTCAAGAGGGCAATCAAGCTCACGCGCAGTTGTTCAAAGCAGATGTTGCGCTGTTGCTTGAAGGAGATGAGCTGCTTCAAGAAGAAGTGTTCGGTCCCACCACCATCGTTGTCGAAGCGCGCGATGATGCCGAACTCAAGGCTGCCCTGCAGGGCCTTCGCGGCCAGCTGACAGCCACCTTGATTGGCGAACCCGGCGACTTGCAGGACTATCAGTGGCTGGTACCGCTGCTGGAACAGAAGGTTGGGCGGATTCTGGTCAACGGCTATCCAACCGGGGTCGAAGTCTGCGATGCCATGGTCCATGGCGGCCCGTATCCAGCTACTTCCGATGCCCGTGGCACCTCGGTTGGCACCTTGGCAATCGACCGATTCCTGCGCCCAGTGTGCTATCAGAACTATCCGGAGGCCTTGCTGCCAGACGCCTTGCGCAACAGTAATCCACTGGGATTGAAGCGCCTGGTCAACGGTGAATGGTCGGCAGATCCGATTGCCTGA
- a CDS encoding MFS transporter: MNKRFLAGLLFAVSVVGFSLGASLPLVSLRLLEAGASTLQIGILSAIPAAGMMLSAFMVDACCRHLTRRTIYLLCFGLCTLSIGLLEWAFSSLYLLGLLRLGLGVGMGIAIILGESWVNELSPEHNRGKIMALYATAFTGFQMLGPAMLALVGAQSAWVTAVVTACYGVALICIVLTVPDDHVEHGEEAEKSFSLAGFFKVAPALCMGVLFFSFFDAVILSLMPVYASSHGFAVGVAALMVTVILTGDMLFQLPLGWLADRSERTRVHLICGVVAMLIGIALPWLLQMQWLLWPALVVLGAVAGGVYTLALVLIGQQFKGQDLVTANASVGLLWGVGSLVGPLVSGAAMEVAPHGLPMALAAMAALFVCFARNANRKAYRLRAAAR; encoded by the coding sequence ATGAACAAGCGTTTTCTGGCGGGCCTGTTGTTCGCCGTTTCGGTGGTTGGTTTCAGTCTTGGGGCAAGCCTGCCATTGGTGTCCCTGCGACTGCTCGAGGCAGGTGCCAGCACCCTGCAGATCGGCATCCTCTCGGCGATTCCGGCGGCAGGAATGATGCTCTCGGCTTTCATGGTCGATGCCTGTTGTCGACATCTGACTCGGCGCACTATCTATTTGCTCTGCTTTGGTCTGTGCACCTTGAGCATCGGCCTGCTCGAATGGGCGTTCTCATCGCTCTATTTGCTGGGGTTGCTGCGCCTGGGGCTGGGTGTCGGTATGGGCATTGCGATCATTCTCGGCGAGTCATGGGTCAACGAACTGAGTCCGGAGCACAACCGCGGCAAAATCATGGCCCTGTACGCCACGGCCTTCACCGGCTTCCAGATGCTTGGCCCGGCAATGCTGGCCCTGGTCGGCGCGCAAAGCGCCTGGGTGACAGCAGTGGTGACTGCCTGCTATGGCGTGGCCCTGATCTGCATTGTGTTGACCGTGCCAGACGACCACGTCGAACATGGTGAAGAAGCCGAGAAGAGTTTTTCTCTGGCAGGGTTCTTCAAGGTGGCACCGGCCCTGTGCATGGGCGTGCTGTTCTTCTCTTTCTTCGACGCGGTGATTCTTTCGCTGATGCCGGTGTATGCCTCAAGCCATGGCTTTGCGGTGGGCGTGGCAGCGTTGATGGTCACGGTGATTCTGACCGGTGACATGCTGTTCCAGTTGCCGCTTGGCTGGCTGGCGGACCGCAGTGAGCGAACCAGAGTGCACCTGATCTGTGGCGTCGTGGCGATGCTCATCGGCATTGCCTTGCCATGGCTGTTGCAAATGCAATGGCTGCTGTGGCCGGCGCTGGTGGTGCTGGGTGCTGTTGCCGGTGGGGTCTACACTTTGGCGCTGGTTTTGATTGGCCAGCAGTTCAAGGGGCAGGATCTGGTCACGGCTAACGCCAGTGTTGGTTTGCTGTGGGGCGTCGGCAGTCTGGTCGGGCCGTTGGTGAGTGGCGCGGCAATGGAAGTTGCTCCCCATGGCTTGCCCATGGCACTGGCGGCCATGGCGGCGCTGTTCGTCTGCTTTGCTCGCAATGCCAATCGCAAGGCCTACCGGCTCAGAGCAGCGGCTCGGTAG
- a CDS encoding TonB-dependent receptor: MMSPRFIQRTRLRRAVHAALVGAVIASAVVVPQLAHAAPEGSGQTQQWNIAAGPLAPALDQLARQGHLNLSFDASNLQGKHTSGVRGNYDSSQALSLVLQGTGVQIQQQGASSYLLLAPIDAGSAMQLAPTSIGAERLGETTENTGSYTTGAVTIGKMPQSLRQTPQSVTVITRQRLDDQNITNLTTLLEQTPGVVVDFTDSERVNYISRGYTIDAIQYDGATVVQGSGGGSFIQSDAAIIDRAEILRGATGMLRGAGNPSGTVNLVRKRPTREFQGEGSVTLGSWNAQRYVADLSGPLTETGNVRGRVIAVHDDKDHFQDARMERKETFYGVLAFDLDEQTTLTTGLEYASLDATGAWGNLPANYDGSPLPLGRSTYLGADWNHWDRSNLQSFAELEHFFDNDWRLKLMATQTHFQLDDHGFKQTYFTRASGTANPTNNPYLMNYQVTEGDGGESKQNNLSATLNGPFQLFGRTHELMVGVERIRNDSYASATNFTTSGVFDIREWDPKYSLPEPDINITAHPVRTRTTQQAAYATWRISLAEPLTAIIGARANWYDYEQENNTRSNGKFSVDNKIVPYAALIYDLNDNFSTYASYTEIFNPQTATDISGGVLDPVTGEAYEMGIKGEFYEGRLNTSFAIFRINQVGNPLDDLSGPFPCPPNYASGYCKVAGGKNRSDGFELEVSGEVLPGWQVSGGYTYNTTEYLKDTVSNTGNAIRTTDPKRMLKLFTSYRLPGELSAWTVGGGVQAQSDIYARSGNAEASQSGYAVYNALLGYRFNEHYSLQFNANNVFDKKYYRQARPTATGYYFGDPRNFNVTLRGTF; this comes from the coding sequence ATGATGTCCCCTCGATTCATTCAACGCACCCGTTTGCGACGGGCCGTACATGCCGCACTGGTTGGTGCAGTGATAGCCAGTGCCGTTGTTGTTCCGCAGCTGGCCCATGCTGCCCCCGAGGGCAGCGGCCAGACCCAACAATGGAACATCGCCGCAGGCCCCTTGGCCCCGGCACTGGACCAGTTGGCGCGCCAGGGCCATCTGAATCTGTCGTTTGACGCCAGCAATCTGCAGGGTAAACACACCTCCGGCGTACGGGGCAATTACGATAGCAGCCAGGCGTTGAGCCTGGTGTTACAAGGCACCGGCGTGCAGATCCAGCAACAAGGTGCCAGCAGCTATCTGTTGCTTGCTCCGATCGATGCGGGCAGCGCCATGCAATTGGCCCCTACCAGCATTGGTGCCGAACGCCTGGGTGAAACCACCGAGAATACCGGCTCATATACCACCGGGGCGGTGACCATCGGCAAGATGCCCCAAAGCCTGCGACAAACCCCGCAATCGGTGACGGTGATCACCCGCCAGCGCCTGGATGACCAGAACATCACCAACCTCACCACCCTGCTCGAACAAACCCCTGGCGTCGTGGTGGACTTCACCGACAGTGAGCGGGTCAATTACATTTCCCGCGGCTATACAATCGACGCCATCCAGTACGACGGCGCGACTGTGGTGCAGGGCAGTGGCGGCGGGTCGTTCATCCAGAGTGATGCTGCGATCATCGACCGCGCCGAAATCCTGCGCGGAGCGACCGGCATGCTACGCGGCGCTGGTAACCCTTCGGGCACTGTCAACCTGGTGCGCAAACGCCCTACGCGCGAGTTCCAGGGAGAAGGCAGCGTCACGCTTGGTTCGTGGAATGCCCAGCGCTACGTTGCCGATCTCTCCGGACCACTGACCGAGACAGGCAACGTGCGCGGACGGGTCATCGCCGTGCATGATGACAAGGACCATTTCCAGGATGCGCGAATGGAGCGCAAGGAAACCTTCTACGGAGTGCTCGCGTTCGATCTGGACGAGCAGACCACCCTGACCACCGGCCTTGAATATGCATCTCTGGACGCTACCGGGGCCTGGGGCAACCTACCGGCCAATTACGACGGATCTCCCCTGCCACTGGGTCGCAGCACCTACCTGGGGGCCGACTGGAACCATTGGGACCGAAGCAACCTGCAAAGCTTCGCCGAGCTGGAGCACTTTTTCGACAACGACTGGCGGCTGAAACTGATGGCCACCCAAACTCATTTCCAGTTGGATGACCACGGCTTCAAGCAAACCTATTTCACCCGCGCCAGCGGCACCGCCAACCCGACCAACAATCCTTACCTGATGAACTATCAGGTCACTGAAGGCGATGGTGGTGAAAGCAAGCAGAACAACCTCAGCGCCACCCTCAATGGCCCCTTCCAGTTGTTCGGCCGCACACACGAACTGATGGTCGGGGTTGAGCGTATCCGCAACGACTCCTACGCCTCGGCCACCAATTTCACCACCTCAGGTGTATTCGACATTCGCGAATGGGACCCCAAGTACAGCCTGCCTGAACCGGACATCAATATCACCGCCCATCCCGTGCGAACCCGTACTACGCAGCAAGCCGCCTATGCGACGTGGCGTATTTCACTGGCCGAACCGCTGACCGCAATCATCGGTGCTCGTGCCAACTGGTATGACTACGAGCAGGAAAACAACACCCGTAGCAATGGCAAATTCAGCGTCGACAATAAAATCGTGCCCTATGCCGCACTGATCTACGACCTCAATGACAATTTCAGTACCTACGCCAGCTACACGGAGATTTTCAACCCACAGACCGCCACCGACATCAGCGGCGGCGTGCTCGACCCGGTAACGGGCGAAGCCTACGAAATGGGGATCAAGGGTGAGTTCTATGAGGGTCGGCTGAACACTTCGTTCGCGATCTTCCGTATCAACCAGGTCGGCAATCCTCTCGATGATCTCAGCGGGCCCTTCCCCTGCCCGCCAAACTACGCCAGCGGCTACTGCAAAGTGGCAGGGGGCAAAAACCGCAGCGATGGTTTCGAACTGGAAGTTTCAGGTGAAGTGCTGCCGGGCTGGCAGGTCTCCGGTGGCTACACCTACAACACCACTGAGTACCTGAAAGACACCGTCAGCAACACCGGCAACGCAATCCGCACTACCGACCCCAAGCGTATGCTCAAGTTGTTCACCAGCTACCGTTTGCCGGGTGAGCTGAGTGCATGGACAGTCGGCGGCGGTGTCCAGGCCCAGAGTGATATTTATGCACGCAGCGGCAATGCCGAAGCCTCGCAATCGGGCTATGCGGTGTACAACGCCCTGCTCGGTTACCGCTTCAACGAGCACTACTCGCTGCAGTTCAACGCCAACAATGTTTTCGACAAAAAGTACTATCGCCAAGCTCGGCCGACAGCAACCGGCTACTACTTTGGCGACCCTCGCAACTTCAACGTGACATTGCGCGGAACCTTTTGA
- a CDS encoding MFS transporter, which yields MQATKKTHVRYLILFMLFIVTTINYADRATISIAGSSLQKDLGIDAVTLGYIFSAFGWAYVLGQIPGGWLLDRFGSKKVYALSIFTWSAFTVLQGFVGYLPVANAIIALFMLRFLVGFAEAPSFPGNARIVAAWFPTAERGTASAIFNSAQYFATVLFAPLMGWIVHSWGWEHVFIVMGVLGILFSVAWLKLIYNPKEHPMVSTAELEYIEQNGGLVDMDKPKQAGKSGPKWDYIKQLLSSRMMLGIYLGQYCINAITYFFLTWFPVYLVQERGMSILKAGFIASLPAICGFVGGVLGGIISDHLLRRGHSLTFSRKTPIVIGLLLSTSMIICNYVDAEWMVVAIMALAFFGKGLGALGWAVVSDTSPKQIAGLSGGMFNTFGNIASITTPIIIGYIISATGSFKWALVYVGANALVAVFSYLVIVGPIKRIELREDASKNGNAQAQPASGTLAESRH from the coding sequence ATGCAAGCGACTAAAAAGACGCATGTACGCTATCTGATCCTGTTCATGCTGTTCATCGTGACCACGATCAACTACGCCGACCGAGCCACCATTTCCATTGCTGGCTCCAGCTTGCAGAAGGATCTGGGTATCGATGCGGTCACCCTTGGCTACATCTTCTCGGCTTTCGGTTGGGCGTATGTGCTGGGACAGATTCCCGGTGGCTGGCTGCTTGACCGCTTTGGTTCAAAGAAGGTCTACGCTCTGAGCATCTTCACCTGGTCTGCGTTTACCGTACTGCAAGGCTTTGTCGGCTATCTGCCGGTGGCCAATGCGATCATTGCTCTGTTCATGCTGCGCTTTCTGGTCGGTTTCGCCGAGGCGCCGTCGTTCCCTGGCAACGCCCGAATCGTCGCGGCCTGGTTTCCGACAGCCGAACGCGGCACGGCTTCTGCAATCTTCAATTCAGCGCAATATTTCGCCACCGTACTGTTCGCCCCGTTGATGGGCTGGATCGTTCACTCCTGGGGTTGGGAGCACGTATTCATCGTGATGGGGGTGCTGGGCATTCTGTTCTCCGTCGCCTGGCTCAAACTGATCTACAACCCCAAGGAACACCCGATGGTCAGTACTGCCGAGCTTGAGTACATCGAGCAGAACGGCGGCCTGGTGGACATGGACAAACCCAAGCAGGCTGGCAAGAGCGGACCGAAATGGGACTACATCAAACAGTTGCTCAGTAGCCGCATGATGCTCGGTATTTACCTGGGACAGTACTGCATCAACGCAATCACCTATTTCTTCCTCACCTGGTTTCCGGTGTACCTGGTGCAGGAGCGAGGCATGTCGATCCTCAAGGCCGGCTTCATTGCCTCCTTACCAGCGATCTGCGGCTTCGTCGGCGGAGTGCTGGGCGGGATAATTTCCGACCACCTGCTGCGCCGTGGCCACTCGTTGACCTTCTCACGCAAGACACCGATCGTTATCGGCCTGCTGCTCTCGACGTCGATGATCATCTGTAACTATGTCGATGCCGAATGGATGGTGGTCGCCATTATGGCCCTGGCGTTCTTCGGCAAAGGCCTCGGTGCGCTCGGCTGGGCAGTGGTATCCGACACCTCGCCAAAACAGATCGCCGGCTTGTCGGGGGGTATGTTCAACACCTTCGGCAACATCGCCTCGATTACCACGCCGATCATCATTGGTTACATCATCAGCGCCACCGGGTCGTTCAAGTGGGCACTGGTATACGTCGGCGCCAACGCCCTGGTAGCCGTGTTCAGCTACCTCGTGATAGTCGGTCCTATCAAGCGCATCGAACTGCGCGAAGATGCCAGCAAGAACGGTAATGCCCAGGCGCAACCAGCCAGCGGTACCCTGGCTGAATCCCGTCATTGA
- a CDS encoding FadR/GntR family transcriptional regulator, whose translation MKDHSALPRARRKPRSLAQELVTILTERIRDGHLKRGDKLPTESAIMEEQGVSRTVVREAISRLQAAGQVETRHGIGTFVLDTPSPSGFRIDPATIVTLREVLAVLELRISLETESAGLAAMRRSAEQLAAMREALDTLNESAAHASDAVASDFQFHLQIAMATGNRYFTDIMSHLGTSVIPRTRLNSARLAHDDQQHYMSRLSHEHEAIYEAIARQDADAARAAMRLHLTNSRERLRLAHEEAEAQQQ comes from the coding sequence ATGAAAGACCACAGTGCACTGCCGCGAGCCCGCAGAAAGCCGCGTAGCCTGGCTCAGGAGCTGGTGACCATCCTCACCGAGCGCATTCGCGACGGCCACCTCAAACGCGGCGACAAGTTGCCGACCGAATCGGCGATCATGGAAGAGCAGGGCGTCAGTCGTACGGTGGTCCGCGAGGCAATTTCCCGCTTGCAGGCTGCAGGGCAGGTGGAGACTCGTCATGGTATCGGCACCTTTGTGCTCGATACTCCGAGCCCCAGTGGCTTTCGCATCGACCCGGCGACTATCGTTACCTTGCGCGAAGTGCTGGCGGTGCTGGAGTTGCGAATCAGCCTGGAAACGGAGTCGGCGGGTCTGGCTGCCATGCGCCGTAGTGCCGAACAGCTGGCAGCGATGCGCGAGGCGCTGGATACACTCAATGAAAGCGCGGCCCATGCCAGCGACGCGGTGGCTTCAGACTTTCAGTTTCACTTGCAGATTGCCATGGCCACCGGCAATCGCTATTTCACCGACATCATGTCTCACCTGGGTACCAGCGTTATTCCGCGCACCCGCTTGAACTCGGCACGGCTGGCCCATGATGACCAGCAGCACTACATGAGCCGGCTGAGCCACGAACACGAAGCCATCTATGAGGCCATCGCCCGCCAGGACGCTGATGCGGCGCGTGCAGCCATGCGCCTGCACCTGACCAACAGCCGCGAGCGCCTGCGCCTGGCTCACGAAGAGGCCGAGGCGCAACAGCAGTAG
- a CDS encoding FecR domain-containing protein gives MPTPDSSPKQQHVDQAIEWLVKLRFDTPTVQTNQRFQRWLEQPEHAQAWQRVAQMSDEITSLPASLARNTLQTTERRRISRRDSLKLLGLLTVASSLGWINRNRLGLSPLLADNHTGTGEQRTLDIQDGSQIKLNTDSAIDLHFNPHQRLLTLVRGEIIVDVSNDTAHGNARPFRIQTRDGYLETRDSHLLVRENSNGMLLAIKRGEVKMYPGAASASNVPRIVYPGETLLFDAQGQVRQALTHSDPWGWSDGVLSVQQMPLGEFVTELGRYRPGLLRCADEVAALKVSGTYQLANTDQILNLIAQSLPIRVDYRTRFWVSISAS, from the coding sequence ATGCCGACGCCTGATTCATCTCCCAAGCAGCAGCATGTCGACCAGGCTATCGAATGGCTGGTGAAGTTGCGTTTCGACACCCCGACAGTACAGACCAACCAGCGCTTTCAACGCTGGCTGGAGCAGCCCGAACACGCTCAGGCCTGGCAACGGGTTGCCCAGATGAGTGATGAAATCACCAGCCTGCCTGCGTCGCTCGCTCGCAACACCCTGCAAACCACCGAACGCCGACGTATTAGTCGGCGGGACAGCCTCAAGCTGCTGGGTCTACTCACAGTGGCTAGCAGCTTGGGCTGGATCAATCGTAATCGGCTCGGGCTCTCACCGCTGCTGGCTGACAATCACACCGGTACTGGCGAGCAGCGTACGCTCGACATCCAGGATGGCAGCCAGATCAAACTCAACACCGACAGCGCTATCGATCTGCATTTCAATCCGCACCAACGTTTGCTGACGCTGGTGCGTGGCGAAATCATTGTCGATGTCAGCAACGATACTGCCCATGGCAACGCCCGGCCGTTTCGTATCCAGACCAGAGATGGTTATCTGGAAACTCGCGACAGCCATCTGCTGGTACGTGAAAACTCCAACGGCATGCTCCTGGCAATCAAGCGCGGCGAAGTGAAGATGTATCCAGGCGCCGCCTCGGCGAGCAATGTGCCGCGTATCGTCTATCCAGGCGAAACGCTGTTGTTCGATGCTCAGGGACAAGTTCGCCAAGCCTTGACTCACAGTGACCCCTGGGGCTGGAGCGATGGCGTGCTCAGCGTCCAGCAGATGCCGTTGGGCGAGTTTGTCACTGAACTTGGCCGTTATCGGCCGGGGCTGCTGCGTTGCGCCGATGAGGTCGCGGCGCTCAAGGTCTCAGGCACCTACCAGTTGGCCAATACCGACCAGATCCTCAACCTGATTGCCCAATCGCTGCCAATCCGCGTCGACTACCGCACGCGCTTTTGGGTAAGCATTTCAGCATCCTGA